Within the Methanothermobacter sp. genome, the region TTGCTAGGAACTACTGTTCACAAGAGCCGACAATAGTAAAGGGTATGAGATTCTCCCAAGTAAATGTTCTAATACCGAAGAATAAATTCCCAGAAATGCTAAGCGGTATTAAAAACTTGGGAGCATCATCAATCGTAAGGGAAAAGGTCAAACAATACGTAGAGTGAACCATCATCCCACAATATAGGGTGGCCTTCGGTAACTAGTAGTTCACAATTTCAACTTCATCTGTTGGGGGGTTTGAGGTTCAATTATACCCCCTATACAACCTCTACTTTCCTAGTTATTTTACAAATTTCAGCCTTATGGATGATAAAGTCTGAGGACGGTTAAATTTTTTACGGCGACAGTGGGAGTCTTTTCGCTGAATTATAATAGTGTCCATGGAAAATTTTATATTATGATGGGGAGAAGAAAGATTTTAGGAGGCGCGTGTAAGAGATGAAGTTCGAAGATTTGTTTAAGGAATGTCCACGTTGTGGTTGTAAGGATAAGATAGTTAAAAGGAAGATAATAGATGAACATAAAGCTTTTGCTAGTCTTAGGGAGATCATATGCGAAAAGTGTGGATATGTTTTCCAAAAGGGAGATTAGGGGATGGTAACTTTGGCCTTCCATGTGATGATAGTCCCTACTATGAATTGTCCCTCGAATTGTAGTTATTGTTGGGGTGTTGAGCGGGACTCTACTGTAATGAGTATAGATATTATAAAGAAGATTGTTTCTTGGCTTAAAGGTTTCAGGATGGAGCCTGTGACTTTCACTTTCCATGGGGGCGAGCCTTTATTGGCGGGTTATGAGTTCTATAAGGAGGCTTTATCTTTATTGAGCAGGGAATTGGCCATGTTGAATCCTGCATTCGCTATACAGACAAACCTTTGGTTAATGGATGATAGATTGGCTGAGCTTTTCGCTGAGTATAATATACCTATTGGTTCCAGTCTTGATGGTCCAGAAGAGATAAATGATTTTCAGAGAGGTAGGGGATATTTTGAGAAGACGATGCGCGGATACAAAGTTGCTAGAAGGCATGGTTTGGATGTGAGTTTTATTAGTACTTTCACTTCATATTCTATTAATTTTAAGGAGGAGGTTTTTAGGTTCTTTTTGGAGAATGGTTTGAATCTTAAATTGCATCCGGCTTTACCGTCTCTTAAAAGTGAAGATCCGAAGGAGTGGAGTATAAGTGCGAGGGAGTATGGTGAGCTTTTAGTTTATCTTCTTGATGAGTATTTGTCCCATTTTGGTGAGATTGAGATAAAGAATCTTGATCATTTTGCTAAGAGTTTGTTTATGAGGCGTGGTGTTGTATGTACTCTTGCAGA harbors:
- a CDS encoding TIGR04165 family Cys-rich peptide, producing MKFEDLFKECPRCGCKDKIVKRKIIDEHKAFASLREIICEKCGYVFQKGD
- a CDS encoding TIGR04083 family peptide-modifying radical SAM enzyme; protein product: MIVPTMNCPSNCSYCWGVERDSTVMSIDIIKKIVSWLKGFRMEPVTFTFHGGEPLLAGYEFYKEALSLLSRELAMLNPAFAIQTNLWLMDDRLAELFAEYNIPIGSSLDGPEEINDFQRGRGYFEKTMRGYKVARRHGLDVSFISTFTSYSINFKEEVFRFFLENGLNLKLHPALPSLKSEDPKEWSISAREYGELLVYLLDEYLSHFGEIEIKNLDHFAKSLFMRRGVVCTLADCVGNTFAVDPHGDIYPCYRFVEMKDYVMGNVEDKPSMDDLEESEALRRLRGWRRLVDRECSSCDYYRFCLGGCPYNAISIDKDGNMELDGVDHQCEAYKMIFGEMRRRVNRDFMVHGIKGGDKKARIIDLMLKEL